CTGGAGCCTCCCGAGTTGGTTTTTCCACACGTGTGTCAGCACTTTGTTTTTCAGATGTACAGCCTGCTGTTTCTAACTTCTGTGGGTCCCTAAAATGGAGGGAACATGGGATCTGTCTGCTCCTTGTGGAGGTAAGCCTCTGTATCATCCCAGATGCTAgaggaaaatgtttctttttaatgtgtattatggactgaattgtattctccaaaatttgtatgttgaagccctaatgccTGGTACCTCAGAATGAGACTGAACTTAGAGACAGGGCTTTTAAAGGAGTAAATAAGTTGGTCAGCCTTATTTTCTACTTCACTGATTTCTTAAGGCCAAGAGAATATGACTTCCTCAGaaattaagggagaaaaaaaaaaaagaaattatgggaGGGTTGGAATGAGACATaccagggtttgaatcccagctgtatcacttattagctgtgtaaccttggccaATAATTTAAACTCTCCGAGCCTTTGATTCCatatcataaaaaagaataattttatctCACATTGGcttgtgatgagaattaattGAGATAGTGATATAAAATGTCTaaggaagtcctaaccacagtaAACGGTCAGTAGACGGTAGTTTGGTTCCCTCCCTTGACAAAACATTGGAACATTGCAAACATCTGTTGAGGGTCTATTGTATTAGAGATTAGTGTTACCCTTTAGTATGTCTgattctcctctctttctgagcACATGAGAGAATTGTATTTCCTCCCACCCCTCGAAGTTACTCATGGCGCTGTGACTTGATCTAACCAATGTGATTTAAGTGGAAGTTTTTAAGAACTGAGGTGTGATTCTCCAAGGGAATGGCAACAGCAGTTGCTGATATGGCAGTACCATAGGATGGAAGCATCCTGGAACACTGAGCCAACACTTGGAGGACAGCTGCTCTGCAGGGCTGCCCAGACCACACCCATAGTGTGATTAAGAAAGAGACTTTTGTTGTGTCCTTCTGCTGGGATTCAGAGGTGATTTATTACTATAACATCATTTAGATGATTCTGACTGATACATATTCAGAGTTGTATAAGGTGGATCTGAAAATACTACAATATAAAAACAAGAGCTCTGATAGAGGAATGTCCAAAGTAATGCAGGACACCTAATACTGCTGGGAGTAATAGCCAGGGAGAGAATCAAAGAGGAGGTAGTACTGGAGCCAGACTATGAGAGCCAAGATAGAGGGATGGATGAAAACATCCAAAGGGCAATTGCATGTTCCCCACATGGGAAAAGACAGATGTGCTGAGACAGTGTGGGCAAAAGCACAGAGGTGTAAAAACTCCTGGGTAATCTGGGAAGAATAAGAGCTAGCATACCCTACAGAACTTCTCCCCAGTTTTCCACGTagaacatttcttcaaagaacataTAGGcctttcaggacttccctggtggtccagtggttaagaatctgccttccaatgcaggggactcaggtttgatccctggtcggggaactaagatcccacatgccacgggacaactactgagcccacacaccacaactagagagcctgtgggCCGCAGCTACAGAGTCCACATGCTCTGGAGCTTGCAtgccaaaactagagagaagcccgtgcaacacaaggaaagatcccacgtgctgcaactaagacctgacacagccaaaaataaataaataaataaaaaatttttaaagatctgtAATAAAGaactaataggaaaaaaaaagaacatatatgccTTTCAATACAATCCTTTTCTACCAATACTTACATAGGGAAAATATTAGATATATGTCCCCAAAACTCAATGCATTTTTAAACAAAGTGATGAGGGAGGGAGCTCAACAGAGAAAGCCTTTAGGTTTACTCCAAATATATTGGTAGCATATCAAAGTTCACAGAAGACAATTGGAAAGGCTCTGAATGTCAACTAAAGGGACATGTAGCATGTTATATGGATAAAGAGGCCATATTAATGGTTTAGTGATCAGGAAgtacagttttaaatattttacatccttattttaccacaatatattaaataaataaatacagaaataaattttaaaatattttacaacctAACATGTTAGCTTGTTGCTTATACACAGGAATTTTACAGTGTTTTGTGTTTTATGCTTGGAAAATTGGTTGAGGATTTTGGATTGAGATGTAATGCATGAAAACTTTTCccatttaaataataagaatgaGGCTCCTGGTTAGCATTTTCTTGCCAGCAATGTTTAGTGAGAGATGCCTGTATTTCTGAATGGCAGGGCTTGGAGGGGACAAAGGTATGACCTGTGAAGGAGATGGACCTGAGAGCCAGAGGtttttatgcccagaagtgacaTAATGGCCGTGAGTGTATTTTATCAAAAGCCCTGACTTGACAGTCATGAGGAGAGCCTAAAGTAGGGAGCTGGTGATGACTTGAGTCTAGGTGAGAGGCAAGGGCCTCAACTGAGGCAGCGGGGATGGAGAGGGGAAACTGGAGAGACATTTCCGAGGCTGAATGGTGGATGGAAGGGCACAGAGGGTAAAAGTCAGGGAGTCTTCCAGAAAGGTGATGGGAAGGTAGTCATGGTTATATTAGCCAAATAGGGAACCTcaatggaagaggagaaagaaggacaaggaggaccagcagcagcaggttTGAGGGGATGAGGATGGATTACAAAGAGGGACTTTGGTTTTAGATGCATTGTGTTGAGGTGTTCTCTGGAAAGGTTCCTCTGTGGCCCTCCAAAACCCAGCCTAATGTTTCACTCTGGCTCCTCCCACTGGGCAATAACAGCGACATCACTAAGACAGAGCGCAAATAGATGCTCTTTTATTGGGATAAGCTTTGAGAGGAAAAGCAAGACTCATGAAAGTTTTCCTGTAACCTGGAGCCTTCCAAATCCCTCTCCTTTGATGCTCTAGGTTCTGGAGCCCCACAATAGTCAGGCTAGGTGAGGGAGCAGTTGATATAACTTGTAAGAATCCCACTCTTTCTGTCCAGGGGCCATCTGGTTGGCATTGCTTTTACAGGGAAAGTAGAATCAGCTGAAGAATCATTGTTTCTGCCTTAAAAATCGTTGGTGGATCTAAGAAGTCCCATTTTGGTTAGTTTCATACAGCCCTGTTTGCGTTCAGCTTCTCTGAGATGGTAGATTGGTAAGAGTTCATTAGTGGGACTTTAGGATATTCCAGCCTTAAATCCACAATAACTATATTGGACCTTGATaaaaaaagtgggaaaatgactttttttccctgccaaattaattttatttttattttaatggaggtatagttgatttacagtattaatttcaggtgtacaacatagtgattccaaatttttcaaaattctataTGGAGTATAATAGATTATCCTCCATTtatagtaattataaaatattgactgttttccctgtgctgtacaatatatccttgtagcttatttattttatacatagtagtttgtgcctcttaatcccctacccccatattgccccccttcccctccccactgtttgttctctatatctgtgagtctgtttcttttttgttatattcacttgtttgtttaactttttagattccacatataagtgataacatacagtatttgtctttctctgtctgacttatttcactaagcctaataccctccaggtccatccgtgttacaaatggcaaaatttcattcttttttatgactgagtagtattccattgtacatatatatcaatatatacaccacatcttctttatccattcatctgttgatggacacttaagttgcttccatatcttggctagaAAATGACCTTTTTTGAGAGAGAATATAAGTTTACAAGGGCAgggaattttgtcttttttattcactGACAAATCTTAGTCCCTAGAACAGTCCTGGAACATAtgggagctcaataaatatttgctgaattgaattaaattgacATTCAGTCTCTTCTCAAATTGAGTTTCCTGTTTCCTGTCAGTTTCGAGAATAGTCAGCGTAGTACTGTGCTGACACCTCTTCATCATCTCAGCCCCAGCTATTGGGGCTTGGTGGGTGCACAAGTTGGGAGCCTAAGCCACAGCAGAGTGCTGACTACCATACCTGTGTTTGTGCTGGAAGGGAAATATGTCTTCTTGCACAAAAGGACTTGTATTCTCCCACCTGGGAATCTGTGTCTGACTGCCCTGGCCCCTCTCCCACACCCAGAAACAGTAGGAGCAGTTGCTTCACACAAGCAGTCAAGCGCAACACGTGCAATCTATGCAGATAATGCCCAGGGTAATGGCACCATCTGTAAGGCCCTGTAGCACATGGCCACAACTCTCTCCCAGCATGCAGTAGGGCCTGTGATCAGTAAGCGAAGGAAGGAATTAATGGCATAGCTGAATATTGTTACTGGGCCTCTCCTCCAGGtctcagttttaaaatatatcttaaagaACATATTTTCTGAATCCTTAAGAAATTTCCTCAAGCAGAGGAACTTCCAATTATGGTACTGATAGTCATAAACAGGCAGATTGGAGTGTTATTCTGCCTAATGCTGCTCTGCCCCTGGGAATACAGATGATGGGCACCTCTAGAACCTAGCCTCCCCAATATAACTGCCTACCAGTGCTTCTCTGACCATTGTTATGCCACAATGTCAGGTGAGGTGAAGAACCCCCAGGTCACAGTGCTCTGGGCTCCACAAGGAGCGTTTCTTCCCCAAACTGGCAGTGGGATTGGCCTGCCACATTCTTCTCATAGGCTGGGAAGAGACCTAGATACAGATTCCTACACTGCCTTCCTCCCCAGGGGAAGCCGTGAAACTCATTTTAATTCTCTGGCCAGTTCTGGAAGGCCCttataatcattcattcatcaccTCCCATTTTACCTGCACCAACCTAGGTTCTGGGTATACCATGGAGAGGAAACCAGGCTCCAGCCCCTGCCCATGTCCCTGCTACCCCCTTCCCCACTAAGTCCTGCTAGATCTCATCCACCCATGGTATGCCTAGCAACCTGCGACTTCTGCCACCTGGAAGATGGGAATGCTCTCCAAACTTGGCATGTTCTCACACAGACTGTGCTCACTTCAGAAGTCAGACAAAGGCCAGCAACAAATTGAACCAGagttgtctatttttgttttattggaacatagcctaaggtgaaataaatattaattttccaaGTTCTCaattatttcataaataatatTAAGTTAACAGACATTTTACAGAATGTTATGTTAAATAAGATAGATAAAAGTATATATCTATTTTGCTTAGAGCAAACTGATGGAAAATACTTCAATGATTCTGATATCTGAAATACAgctcaaatattttgtttttatactttctgcCTGTGTGAGGTAGCAGtatgcctgaaatatttactttgcCTCTGAAGTTTCATTACACTGAATATTAAGGCCCCACCCTTGGTTGGCCCTCATCCTTGTTGCAGTAAAacatccttctcctcctccagaaTCTTTCGCTACAGTGAGACAGGTTGGTCTCAACTTTCCGTTGTCCACTCGGTGTTTATCACATTAAGAAAAGTTTGCAGGTAGTCTAGGAATTGTTTTACTCTCCATCTTTCTCCTCCACACTTCTTCTGTGAAAAGAGTAGACAGTAAGTATTGCAGGAAATTGTCAATTCTTGTAAACATAGGCAGAGCCAGACAAATTTACTTAAGTTTCCACTAAATGTTTTTAACTTACTCTTTGGAGGTCTATTatgtattcttttattaaaaacaagttTTGGAATAGTTTTTCCACGGCATCCCCTTGTGCAGTTTGATTCTTCAATGTGTCTATTCCCTGAAAGACTTCTTTAATGCATAGTTGGTGCTAAATGAGGAagatttaaaaactataaataatcAAAACAAGGTATAAAAATTTAGTTCCAGAAGTTAGTTGTGTTGTTTACATGAGTTCTCTTCTCCAAAGAATATTTTACTTGTTCCTTTTCCAAGTGGCAAACCACTTCACACTGAGATATAATTTCCAAAAGTAGATAAAGTTTATATAACTACTGAGGAGTTTTACAAATGATATAAATTAACTCCTTAACcgaaattaaaatgtttaggaAGTATAATGCAACTACAATACTGATTGAGCTCCCATGAGTTTCCTTTTGTAGTTCTAGCTggtaattttattctatttagactaattaaatcatatattttacattttaatacaaCCATGACATACTCCAAATGTATACAATTCCATTATATGgtcataataatttaaatatgtggaaatgacacatatattaatatagggcattcattgtatattttattttatttttttcattgtatattttaaTGTCTACTgaccatgattttaaaaatataaacctaaCTTGCTAAACTTTCAGAAAGACATGAGAGTGAGAGGAAAGCCATAGATAGAGTTGAATGGAGACTAGGAGGCCTCTCTCACCCAGTATGGAATTCTTCCAGaaagaagcactatttacaatagccaagacatggaagtaaccaaaatgtccatcaacaaatgaatggataaagaagatgtggtacatatatacagtggaatactactcagccataaaaaagaatgaaataatgccatttgcagcaacatggatggacctagaattatcatactaagggaagtcagaaagagaaagacaaataccatatgatatcacttatatgtggaatcttaaaaaatgatacaaaggaactaatttccaaagcagaaacagactcacagacatagaaaacaaacttatggttaccaaaggggaaaggtcgggggggataaattaggaatttgagagtagcatatacacactactatatataaactagataaacaacaaggacctactgtatagcacagggaactctactcaatattttgtaataatctatatgggaaaagaatctgaaaaataatatatatataaaagaacagacatatgtgtgtgtatatatatatatatatatatatatatatatatatatatatatataactgaatcactttgctgtatacctgaaactaacacaacattgtaaatcacctatacttcaattaaaaaaataaataaaatttaaaaagcatatagtgaagaaaaagacattaaatacctaaaaaaaaaaaaaaaagaatgccttacATGAGGCTCTTTGAGATGGAGAACTGACAACATCACCAAAGGGCCTGATCCACTTGTTTAATGAATTCTACTTGTAAAGTTATTCCTAATATTTATAAGTACATACATTTgcatccacacacacaaaaacaaaatggagaaaattaaatCATTCCAGTGATAACTAATGCTTTATAgcttaaaatatgaaatttacTTATTCACTCAATCATTTATCAAATCTTGATTTAACTTACATTTGTATGTTCGGGAGTAGGAATCATCAAGttctgaaaaggaaagaaaatatattcatgtttaAAGCACTCTAGCACTCATAACTTTTAGTAAAATTCTTGCTAGTAATATGGTTATCAATTATATAGTACTAACACTCTCATAATTTCATGATTAATGACAGATCTTTAAAAATTAGCCACCACAAATGATTacctatatattttaaagactgtaggaatcaaaaagaaaattaccccGTCACCTATCAGCTGAGTTCGATGAGTGGAGAGCAGTAGCAAGGTCTCTGCCACCAGTCTATTCATGGGACTTTCTACAGCAATGACACAAACGTAGACAGCTCCAAGAGCCAGCAAACTCAAATGCAGAAGCATTCTCATGGCTCTGAAATGTTGAGCGTTTGCCTTGGCAAAGAATGTGCATAGTATGAGATTTCATCCCCAACCAATTTATTCTCTCTTTGAGGAAATGAATAATTTCTAACAATCAGATAGAGAATGCTTAATAATGGCATATAGTGAAACTGTTTCCAATGCCTgtaccttaaaaaataattttacttttatcttttgacaataaaaaaaatccctatttttcacctttaaaaacattttccattACAAAAGAAAATCCTTAGGTGGATACATCATTGCCCCACATTTGCATTTCTTAAAATCAGAAGATtgaatttccttttaaaagattTGCGTAAAAAGAAGTATAATGTAAACCACTAAATAGAATTTTAtgctaaaatatgtaaatatcgAGAATTTCTTTTCACGTCAAGTAAACTCTAATGCAGTTGTAGCCAGGTTGATCTGTcttaaaaagaattgaaaatactGGTGATTAGAGCAGAGACCATCAAAACTTAGCTGGGTCAAGTTGTGTTCACTGGGGTCTCAATTAGGATCCTTTCTGTTGCCAGTGATCAAAAACCTAACCCAAACTGGTTGAAGCCAAATGGGGGATTTGTTAGCTCATACAACCAAATGATCCAGGGTGGAGGTTCCTTTATGTTGCTTATCTCAGTGACCATTGTCTTCATTCTCAGGCAGTGACCCATTCTTGGGTCACTGTGGACCCAAGATGATGTCCAACCTCCTGAATCTATATATACCCTGTTCATGAGCCTCAGGAGAAAGCAAATTGTGTTTTTCTGATCGCTCAATTAAAAGTCCAAGAATTTAGCCTTGTTCACCCTTGATCCCATGTTCACCCTTGAACTGTGGCCAGGGGTATGAGATATACTAATTGGTTCTccctggggctggagatgggCTTCATCCCACCCAAACTTCATACCTGAGAAAGTTGGGGCCCTAGGTAGTAGTAAGAGGGACCTAGATGCTAGGAAGGCAACCAAAAAACATCCGTCACAGCCACATAACATATGGGCATGGCCTCTCCTTCACATCCCACAAGGGTGAGAGTGTCCTTTCACACCCTGGGTGGGCCATGTATGAATAGGTGTGATCAGGGGAATCAGCCTTTGTGTACCTTAGGCTCTGACCTATAACCCCAGAAGGGAGCAAATGAGGCCCCCTTCTAGACTACACACTTCCTTCTTCCCTGGCCTTAGCACACATAATGGAAGTGTAAGCCATTGCTTATAATGGAGAGTTTCAGTGAGCATCCCAAAGTGGTTCTGTGTTGGTGGCCTGAAAGCCTGGCTTTAGGACTACCTTGAGTATCTAACACAGATTGTACCAAATATGAATTGTTACCTAGAATCCTTTTCCAAAGCTGGATGTAGTTCTGTATGTGAAATAGAGGCATCTAGGAGGTAGAcaagacttttattttattttttaaagatttatttattatttatttattttaggctgcgttgggtcttagttgcggcatgcaggatctttgttgaggcatgcgagaTCTTTCCTTGCGGcgcggacttctctctagttgtgttgtgtaggttttctcttctctagttgtggcacacaggctccagggcacgtgggctctgtagttatggtgcatgggctctaggtgaggcacgcgggctcagtagttatgtcgcgcaggcttagttgccccgtggcatgtgggatcttagttccctgaccagggattgaactcacgtcccctgcattgtaaggcagattctttaccactggaccaccagggaagtcccatcaagcCTTTTACATGGGGGTAGTCACAGCTCTGCACAGGTGGGATAAAAGTAGTATGGGACTTTAGTGGCAGCCTTCCTGTACCATGTCTGGTTTTGTTTGTGCTAAAGTTTTGGACTCTTCGTTAGACATGCCTGGTTTGAATACTTGAAAGCCCTTTTCCTTGAGACTGCAGGAGTGACCGTGGCTTGCTGCAGGAGTGAGGTAGGAATCACAATAGACTGGATCAAGGTGCTCTTAAAATGGTGCTTTCAAAACCAAAGCTGAGTTCTGGCAGAGCCTTCTCTCCCCAGAAGATTTCATAGAGAAAGTTTGTTCTGGTTCTCCTCAGCTCCTTTGGGCTACACTGAGGAAGTGTGGGCTTAGATGAAGGTTTCAGAGGAACTGCCAAGTGACTTGTTATTTTGGTACCTTAAGTACATGAGGTTCTGAGTTTTAAACTTCTCTCTGTTATAGGGTTGCACAGGGAAACTAGGTGGTGGAGGATTGAGACACCACTGTACTAGTGTTCACTAAGCAGGAGAAAACTCACCAACCAATCACTATTTTTAGGGAGTCATGCTGGCTATGAAAATGAGTGAGATGGGCAAGGTGTGACAACAGCACAGATGGTGGGGCTGCAGAAAACTGCAGCAGAGTGACGTGTCTCCAGGTGGCAAGTACTGGTCAGCTCCAGCTGACTGTTGCCATGTGACACCCTTGGACTTATGCTGCCAAATCATCCAATTTTTCAAAGAAGCCAGAAATCCTGATTATTATGTATcatctcctgatttttaaatgttggcaattcATAGTTTTAAGAACCATACAGAGTGCTATTTTGCAGTCTCTGATCTACAGTATAACTGTGGGTCCCTATTGGagggcaagttatttaaaaatcctCCTATTCAAAATTATGtatcttcaaaaatgttttaattgtggtaaaatacatgtaacataaaacataacatcttaaccattttttttaaagtctacagTGGGGCTGGGAATctgtacttttttaaattaattaattaatttttatttttggctgtgttgggtcttcgtt
This window of the Mesoplodon densirostris isolate mMesDen1 chromosome 3, mMesDen1 primary haplotype, whole genome shotgun sequence genome carries:
- the IL5 gene encoding interleukin-5, encoding MRMLLHLSLLALGAVYVCVIAVESPMNRLVAETLLLLSTHRTQLIGDGNLMIPTPEHTNHQLCIKEVFQGIDTLKNQTAQGDAVEKLFQNLFLIKEYIIDLQRKKCGGERWRVKQFLDYLQTFLNVINTEWTTES